A window from Acidimicrobiales bacterium encodes these proteins:
- a CDS encoding AMP-binding protein: protein MTGATGATGSTGATGATGATGADNLAAVLERRAVEGGWAQDVAFVVGDRSFTHADVHDGAARAAGVLARLGVGRGDRVLLVLSDGIELAWTFLGAVRLGAVAVLANPRLTPADHGFLAADAGPRVVVCDDDLAGRFAGAEVVPGGGLGRLAASCPPEAPVPVGDDAAAYAQYTSGTTGTPRAAVHAHGHPAVYFDAFARPALAIDRGDVVLSVSKLYFAYGLGNALFFPLFAGCRAVLVPGQPRPDLVADLVEAHRVSLLFAVPTFYAHLVATGRSGAVGSLRAAVSAGERLAPTLAERARDLLGCPVLDGLGSTEVGQTFASNTLTSSRPGTVGRALPPYRVSVRDDGGEPLPAGRVGSLWVAGPTLLLEYLGRPDATRSVRRGEWLVTGDRAEMSDDGFVRLHGRSDDLEMVGGISVSPVEIEAVLGGHPAVTEVAVAAVARPDGSSRLTAFVVRRDDAPAGDVSAELLARARSTLAPFKVPRGVRFVDALPRTPTGKLRRFVLRQGEWPPGAGAAAQPSTRSPKRSR, encoded by the coding sequence GTGACCGGCGCCACGGGCGCCACGGGCTCCACGGGCGCCACGGGCGCCACCGGCGCCACCGGCGCCGACAACCTCGCCGCCGTCCTCGAGCGCCGGGCGGTCGAGGGCGGGTGGGCGCAGGACGTGGCCTTCGTGGTCGGCGACCGCTCGTTCACCCATGCCGACGTGCACGACGGTGCCGCCCGCGCCGCCGGCGTCCTCGCCCGGCTCGGGGTCGGCCGGGGCGACCGGGTGCTGCTCGTCCTCTCCGACGGCATCGAGCTGGCGTGGACGTTCCTGGGCGCCGTTCGCCTCGGCGCCGTGGCCGTCCTCGCCAACCCCCGCCTGACCCCCGCCGACCACGGCTTCCTGGCCGCCGACGCCGGCCCGCGGGTGGTGGTGTGCGACGACGACCTGGCCGGGCGGTTCGCCGGTGCCGAGGTGGTGCCCGGGGGCGGGCTGGGGCGCCTGGCCGCCTCCTGCCCGCCGGAGGCGCCGGTGCCGGTGGGCGACGACGCCGCCGCCTACGCCCAGTACACGTCGGGCACGACGGGCACGCCCCGCGCCGCCGTCCACGCCCACGGCCACCCGGCCGTGTACTTCGACGCATTCGCCCGACCCGCGCTCGCCATCGACCGCGGCGACGTCGTGCTGTCGGTGTCCAAGCTGTACTTCGCCTACGGGCTGGGCAACGCCCTCTTCTTCCCCCTGTTCGCCGGATGCCGGGCCGTCCTGGTGCCGGGACAGCCCCGCCCCGACCTCGTCGCCGACCTGGTCGAGGCGCACCGGGTGAGCCTGCTGTTCGCCGTGCCGACGTTCTACGCCCACCTGGTGGCGACGGGGCGCTCGGGCGCCGTGGGCTCGCTGCGGGCCGCCGTCTCGGCCGGGGAACGCCTGGCTCCGACCCTCGCCGAGCGGGCTCGCGACCTGCTGGGCTGCCCCGTCCTCGACGGGCTGGGTTCCACCGAGGTCGGCCAGACGTTCGCCAGCAACACGCTCACGTCGTCGCGGCCGGGCACGGTGGGGCGAGCCCTCCCGCCCTACCGGGTGAGCGTCCGCGACGACGGGGGCGAGCCCCTCCCCGCCGGGCGCGTGGGGTCCCTGTGGGTGGCCGGGCCCACCCTCCTGCTCGAGTACCTGGGGCGACCCGACGCCACACGCTCCGTCCGCCGGGGCGAGTGGCTGGTGACGGGCGACCGGGCGGAGATGTCCGACGACGGCTTCGTGCGCCTGCACGGCCGCTCCGACGACCTGGAGATGGTGGGGGGCATCTCCGTGTCGCCGGTCGAGATCGAGGCGGTCCTGGGCGGGCACCCGGCCGTGACCGAGGTGGCGGTGGCCGCCGTGGCGCGGCCCGACGGCTCGTCCCGGCTCACCGCCTTCGTGGTCCGGCGCGACGACGCCCCCGCCGGCGACGTCTCGGCCGAGCTGCTGGCCAGGGCCCGCTCCACGCTGGCGCCGTTCAAGGTGCCCCGCGGCGTCCGCTTCGTCGACGCCCTGCCCCGCACGCCCACCGGCAAGCTGCGCCGGTTCGTCCTGCGCCAGGGGGAGTGGCCTCCGGGCGCCGGTGCGGCTGCTCAGCCGTCGACCAGGTCGCCGAAGCGCTCCAGGTAG
- the cysC gene encoding adenylyl-sulfate kinase, with the protein MTPPPAAGLTVWLTGLPSSGKTTLAHGIGERLRAAGRRVEVLDGDVVRARLAPELGFSRRDRAENVRRVGYVAHLLSRNGVTVVCALVSPYRDERHEVRALHDGRFLEVHVAAPLDVCAQRDVKGLYARQRSGELRGLTGVDDPYEAPEAPEVVVPTHRQTVEQSLDAIWEAIVSRSP; encoded by the coding sequence GTGACGCCGCCCCCCGCTGCCGGCCTGACCGTGTGGCTCACCGGGCTGCCGTCGTCAGGGAAGACCACGCTGGCCCATGGCATCGGCGAGCGGCTGCGGGCCGCCGGGCGGCGGGTCGAGGTCCTCGACGGGGACGTGGTGCGGGCCCGGCTGGCCCCCGAACTCGGCTTCTCGCGCCGGGACCGGGCCGAGAACGTGCGCCGCGTCGGCTACGTGGCCCACCTGCTCAGCCGCAACGGCGTGACGGTGGTCTGCGCCCTCGTCTCGCCCTACCGCGACGAGCGCCACGAGGTGCGCGCCCTGCACGACGGGCGCTTCCTCGAGGTCCACGTGGCGGCGCCGCTCGACGTCTGCGCCCAGCGCGACGTGAAGGGCCTCTACGCCCGGCAGCGCTCCGGCGAGCTGCGGGGGCTGACCGGCGTCGACGACCCCTACGAGGCGCCGGAGGCACCCGAGGTCGTCGTCCCGACCCACCGCCAGACCGTCGAGCAGTCCCTCGACGCCATCTGGGAGGCGATCGTCTCCCGGTCACCATGA
- a CDS encoding sulfotransferase yields the protein MIVPAAGGPALSVASLVDEARARSGYQGDVPFTSTLELLVSSCARSARLSATGAQVLRRAALRHLRNLCDVLAHVDAFPDTPARPLPSPVVVTGLPRTGTTLLHNLLALDPARRPLWFWEALNPVPPGPSTPTVDERIARAEAWLEAFYRMAPEFRAIHPASATGPEECDALLQNTFASQHFDDMFDAGEYSTWLGRAPLAREYDFYALQLRALSASSPPGATWALKSPGHLGHLDALLGALPEATVVVCHRDPRQAVASYASLIATVRRPYTEELSLPVVGRQALARAGEAMERALAVRDGAAGRFVDVPYRRLADDPLGAVAAVYRDLGQPLTDEAVARMRGWVAENPRHRHGAHRYDLARFGLTEGTVMEAFAPYLERFGDLVDG from the coding sequence ATGATCGTGCCGGCCGCCGGTGGCCCGGCGCTGTCGGTCGCCTCACTCGTCGACGAGGCCCGGGCCAGGTCCGGCTACCAGGGGGACGTGCCGTTCACGTCCACCCTCGAGTTGCTGGTGTCGTCGTGCGCCCGCTCGGCCCGCCTGTCGGCGACGGGGGCCCAGGTGCTGCGCCGGGCGGCGCTGCGTCACCTGCGCAACCTCTGCGACGTGCTCGCCCACGTCGACGCCTTCCCCGACACCCCGGCCCGGCCACTCCCCTCACCGGTGGTCGTCACCGGTCTGCCCCGGACGGGAACGACGTTGTTGCACAACCTGCTGGCGCTCGACCCGGCCCGGCGGCCGCTGTGGTTCTGGGAGGCGCTCAACCCGGTCCCCCCCGGGCCGTCGACGCCGACGGTCGACGAGCGCATCGCCCGGGCGGAGGCGTGGCTGGAGGCGTTCTACCGCATGGCGCCCGAGTTCCGGGCCATCCACCCGGCGTCGGCCACCGGGCCCGAGGAGTGCGACGCCCTGTTGCAGAACACCTTCGCCAGCCAGCACTTCGACGACATGTTCGATGCCGGGGAGTACTCGACCTGGCTGGGCCGGGCTCCGCTGGCGCGCGAGTACGACTTCTACGCCCTCCAGCTCCGGGCCCTGTCGGCGTCGTCTCCGCCGGGCGCCACGTGGGCCCTCAAGTCGCCCGGCCACCTCGGGCACCTCGACGCCCTCCTGGGCGCCCTCCCGGAGGCGACCGTGGTGGTCTGCCACCGCGACCCCCGCCAGGCGGTGGCTTCCTATGCCAGCCTCATCGCCACCGTGCGCCGCCCCTACACCGAGGAGCTGTCGCTCCCGGTCGTGGGGCGCCAGGCCCTGGCCCGGGCGGGCGAGGCGATGGAGCGGGCGCTGGCCGTGCGGGACGGCGCCGCCGGCCGCTTCGTCGACGTGCCGTACCGGCGCCTGGCCGACGACCCGCTCGGCGCCGTCGCCGCCGTCTACCGCGACCTCGGCCAGCCGCTCACCGACGAGGCGGTCGCCCGCATGCGGGGGTGGGTCGCCGAGAACCCCCGTCACCGGCACGGAGCCCACCGCTACGACCTGGCCCGGTTCGGCCTCACCGAAGGGACGGTGATGGAGGCGTTCGCGCCCTACCTGGAGCGCTTCGGCGACCTGGTCGACGGCTGA